Proteins found in one Oribacterium sp. oral taxon 102 genomic segment:
- the add gene encoding adenosine deaminase — MQTAIIDLHVHLDGSIPLRTAGKLLHRLGLHREWDEAALRRNMQAPEDCPDLNAYLSVFDLPLRLMQSREGIEAVSYAFHELLAQQGLLYAEPRFAPSGLTGQGLRQEEALQSALRGRERYYREHPDSVLHSGFLLCAMRGDSRENARENTECFELAAEYLGRGVLGVDLAGAEALYPTERYRELFERAAKLGLPYTIHAGEAAGEESIRAALSFQPQRIGHGIRAAESPELLRELAARQIPLELCPSSNLQTRIFPELSTFPLRMLYGQGVKLTVNTDNMTVSNTSLSRELSLLRIYCGLDLRMERTLLENAADSIFAGEEERVRLRDAVAALPWERETVFR; from the coding sequence ATGCAGACAGCGATCATAGACCTGCATGTACATCTGGATGGATCGATCCCGCTCCGGACTGCCGGAAAGCTGCTGCATCGTCTGGGACTTCACCGGGAATGGGACGAGGCAGCGCTTCGACGGAATATGCAGGCGCCGGAGGACTGTCCGGATTTAAATGCGTATCTTTCTGTTTTTGACCTGCCGCTCCGGCTGATGCAGAGCCGGGAGGGGATCGAGGCGGTCAGCTACGCCTTCCATGAGCTGCTTGCGCAGCAGGGACTTTTGTATGCGGAGCCGCGTTTCGCGCCCTCCGGCCTGACCGGGCAGGGGCTCCGGCAGGAGGAGGCGCTGCAAAGTGCGCTCAGGGGGCGGGAGCGGTACTACCGTGAGCATCCGGATTCTGTCCTGCACAGCGGCTTCCTGCTCTGCGCGATGCGCGGGGACAGCAGGGAGAATGCGCGGGAAAATACGGAATGCTTCGAGCTCGCAGCAGAATACCTCGGGAGAGGCGTGCTGGGCGTAGATCTGGCGGGGGCGGAGGCGCTCTACCCGACCGAACGTTATCGAGAACTGTTTGAAAGAGCCGCCAAACTGGGGCTTCCGTATACGATTCATGCGGGGGAAGCCGCAGGAGAGGAGAGCATACGGGCAGCGCTCTCCTTTCAGCCGCAGAGGATCGGGCATGGTATCCGCGCGGCAGAATCGCCGGAGCTGCTGCGGGAGCTTGCGGCGCGGCAGATCCCGCTGGAGCTCTGCCCGAGCAGCAACCTTCAGACCCGGATCTTTCCGGAGCTATCTACCTTCCCGCTGCGTATGCTTTACGGGCAGGGCGTGAAGCTTACGGTCAACACGGACAATATGACGGTATCAAACACGAGTCTGTCCCGGGAGCTTTCTCTTCTGCGGATATACTGCGGACTGGACCTGCGGATGGAGCGTACGCTTCTGGAAAATGCCGCGGACAGTATCTTCGCCGGAGAGGAGGAGCGTGTGCGGCTGAGAGACGCGGTCGCCGCCCTGCCGTGGGAGCGGGAAACGGTATTTCGGTGA
- a CDS encoding Tex family protein, with amino-acid sequence MNITEILSRELGIRPSQTESVITLLDEGNTVPFIARYRKEKTGGLNDELLRSLEERLRYLRNLEERKASILRSIEEQGKLSEALRQEIKAADTAVKLEDIYRPYKPKRRTRAMLARERGLSGLSEYLLSRSASRPVPEEAERYLDPEKGVDSVEAAIAGAKDILAEQIADNAGFRAWIRQKSYRYGLLLSSAREEKRPEAMVYESYFAYSEPLRRIPGHRILALNRGEKEKLLTIRIEVPEEEILRYLKEHCHVGQNVLTSPYLEETVRDAYRRLIAPSIETELRNELSERAEDGAIKVFGSNLMQLLMQPPISGKTVLGWDPGFRTGCKIAIVDATGKVLDTAVIYPTAPQNRVREAMELIERLIRKHHVDIISLGNGTASRESEQIIADFLRRSRLPVQYVIVNEAGASVYSASQLATEEFPGLDVGQRSAVSMARRLQDPLAELVKIDPKSIGVGQYQHDMNQTKLNAQLSSVVSDCVNRVGVDVNTASAALLSYISGISRTLAANIVKYREENGSFERRRDLLKVPKLGPKAFEQCAGFLRIHGGREPLDASAVHPESYESAKALLHLLHCPEGALRNGGIADIEKRRKEAGLSVQELAAQLGIGEFTLQDILGELQKPGRDPREDVPAPVLRSDVLLLADLKPGMLLKGTVRNIVDFGAFVDIGVHQDGLVHISQLADRFVKHPLDVVKLGDIVSVRVLSVDTEKKKISLSMKGIRASL; translated from the coding sequence ATGAACATCACAGAGATACTCAGCCGGGAGCTCGGCATCCGTCCCTCCCAGACCGAATCCGTCATTACCCTCCTCGATGAGGGCAATACCGTTCCGTTTATCGCCCGCTATCGGAAGGAGAAAACCGGCGGGCTGAATGACGAGCTTCTCCGCAGCCTGGAGGAACGCCTCCGTTACCTCCGGAATCTCGAAGAGCGCAAGGCAAGCATTCTGCGCTCCATCGAGGAGCAGGGCAAACTGAGCGAAGCACTCCGGCAGGAAATCAAGGCGGCGGATACCGCCGTAAAGCTGGAGGACATTTACCGCCCCTACAAGCCGAAGCGCCGCACCCGCGCGATGCTCGCCCGAGAGAGGGGGCTCTCGGGACTCTCGGAATACCTGCTCTCCCGCTCTGCCTCCCGCCCTGTCCCGGAGGAGGCAGAGCGCTACCTCGACCCGGAAAAGGGCGTAGACTCCGTAGAGGCAGCGATCGCCGGCGCGAAGGATATCCTCGCCGAGCAGATCGCGGACAATGCCGGCTTCCGCGCGTGGATCCGTCAGAAAAGCTACCGGTACGGGCTGCTGCTCTCCTCCGCACGAGAGGAGAAACGTCCGGAGGCGATGGTCTATGAGAGCTACTTCGCCTACAGCGAGCCGCTCCGCCGGATCCCGGGACATCGCATCCTTGCCCTGAACCGCGGAGAAAAGGAGAAGCTTCTGACGATTCGGATCGAAGTCCCCGAGGAGGAGATCCTCCGCTACCTCAAAGAGCACTGCCATGTCGGGCAAAACGTACTGACCTCCCCCTATCTCGAGGAGACTGTCCGGGATGCCTATCGACGTCTCATTGCGCCCTCCATCGAAACCGAGCTTCGAAACGAGCTTAGCGAAAGAGCGGAGGACGGTGCGATCAAGGTCTTCGGCAGCAACCTGATGCAGCTCCTGATGCAGCCGCCGATCTCCGGCAAGACCGTGCTCGGCTGGGATCCGGGCTTTCGCACCGGCTGCAAGATCGCCATAGTGGACGCGACCGGCAAGGTGCTGGACACCGCCGTCATTTATCCTACCGCGCCCCAGAACCGGGTACGGGAAGCAATGGAACTGATCGAGCGTCTGATCCGGAAGCACCATGTCGACATTATCTCACTGGGCAACGGCACCGCCTCCCGGGAGTCCGAGCAGATCATTGCGGACTTCCTAAGGCGAAGCAGGCTTCCGGTACAGTATGTAATCGTCAATGAAGCGGGGGCCTCTGTCTACTCCGCCTCTCAGCTCGCCACGGAGGAATTCCCGGGGCTGGATGTCGGACAGCGCAGCGCGGTCTCCATGGCGCGGCGGCTGCAGGATCCGCTCGCGGAGCTGGTCAAAATCGACCCGAAGTCAATCGGCGTCGGGCAGTATCAGCACGACATGAACCAGACGAAGCTGAATGCACAGCTCAGCAGCGTCGTTTCGGACTGTGTCAACCGGGTCGGCGTGGATGTGAATACTGCCTCCGCCGCCCTCCTCTCCTATATCTCCGGCATCAGCAGGACGCTCGCGGCAAATATCGTGAAATACCGTGAGGAAAACGGCAGCTTCGAGCGCCGCCGCGACCTGCTCAAGGTACCGAAGCTCGGACCGAAGGCATTCGAGCAATGCGCCGGCTTTCTTCGTATACACGGCGGCAGGGAGCCGCTCGATGCCAGCGCGGTGCATCCGGAGAGCTATGAAAGCGCCAAGGCGCTGCTGCATCTCCTGCACTGCCCGGAGGGCGCGCTTCGAAACGGCGGCATAGCGGATATCGAGAAGAGACGGAAGGAAGCGGGTCTCTCAGTTCAGGAGCTTGCCGCGCAGCTCGGCATCGGAGAATTCACGCTGCAGGACATCCTCGGAGAGCTGCAGAAGCCCGGAAGAGACCCCAGAGAGGATGTCCCCGCCCCGGTGCTCCGCTCCGATGTCCTGCTGCTCGCCGATCTGAAGCCCGGCATGCTTCTCAAGGGAACCGTCCGGAATATCGTCGACTTCGGCGCATTCGTCGATATCGGCGTTCATCAGGACGGTCTGGTACATATCTCCCAGCTCGCCGATCGTTTCGTGAAGCATCCGCTCGATGTCGTAAAGCTCGGCGATATCGTCAGCGTAAGAGTGCTCTCCGTCGATACGGAGAAAAAGAAAATTTCCCTCTCCATGAAGGGCATCCGAGCCTCCCTCTGA